Proteins encoded in a region of the Clostridium beijerinckii genome:
- the flgK gene encoding flagellar hook-associated protein FlgK: MAGLFDTFTIAKRGLNVQQGNINTTSHNIANANTTGYSRQRAVAETTRPFGGMSRFDTTGVGQVGTGAEITSIQRIRDYFIDYQVRSESGTSGYYTQVSNTLSKAEDIFGEPSDTGIQELTNKFFNAFQEVSKSPNKSDVKTVAIKDASALADALNYTYNQLKKAQDDSQSLIQTNITDVNSYLDQINELNKQIRSISSVGQTANDLMDKRDNLLDQLSYKFGIKVDRDSLDTINLSSTEYPDAALVKSNPNDTDYSRFSYVKSAVATKDASGNFTGEVTVEYYPLGNEKSSTKSFKITTDSSKAKDLADNLMQNRILIADKDGNAVGMTKTIAKDPNPAPTAGITTSTVNGVTTVTNVTAIKNTDGSTTYTTLVKSTPPTTDTQLKGGIFQTYKYDSESGVNNVDDNHIRGEIAANQSVQQTIKGYMDSLDRLAASLAYSVNAIQTGSIDGNATTLSQGLSKNLIFTNAGNITTDTGITAATIKVNNALVKDPTLLNCNTTSTSGEGDGKRANAIANLSSMKMNLSNVKSTEDLTKMTRKKFLEEIGIDDASGTGTGFSDSTCLNLNAGTNGSTVDSYYKTIINNIATTTQEASRQVDNQETVLSNLENQKASVSGVSLDEEMTNLIQFQHAYQANAKMISTIDELLDVVINGLKK, translated from the coding sequence ATGGCAGGACTATTTGATACGTTTACCATTGCTAAAAGAGGGTTAAATGTTCAGCAAGGAAATATAAATACAACATCTCATAACATAGCAAATGCGAATACTACAGGATATTCAAGACAGAGGGCTGTAGCTGAGACTACAAGGCCATTTGGTGGAATGTCAAGATTTGATACAACAGGTGTTGGACAAGTTGGAACAGGTGCTGAAATTACATCAATACAAAGAATTAGAGATTATTTTATAGATTACCAAGTTAGAAGCGAATCAGGAACATCAGGATACTATACACAGGTAAGTAATACATTATCAAAGGCAGAGGATATCTTTGGTGAACCGTCAGATACGGGTATACAAGAACTTACAAATAAATTTTTTAATGCATTTCAAGAAGTATCTAAAAGTCCAAATAAATCTGATGTTAAAACGGTAGCTATTAAAGATGCTTCAGCACTTGCTGATGCATTAAATTATACTTATAATCAATTGAAAAAGGCTCAAGATGATAGTCAATCACTAATTCAAACTAATATTACTGATGTAAATAGCTATCTAGACCAAATAAATGAACTAAATAAGCAGATAAGAAGTATTTCCTCAGTTGGACAAACTGCGAACGATTTAATGGATAAGAGAGATAATCTTCTAGATCAATTAAGCTATAAATTTGGAATAAAAGTTGATAGAGATAGCCTTGATACTATAAATCTTTCGTCAACAGAATATCCGGATGCAGCTTTAGTAAAATCAAATCCAAATGATACAGACTATTCTAGGTTTTCATATGTTAAGAGTGCAGTAGCGACTAAAGATGCATCTGGAAATTTCACTGGAGAGGTGACAGTGGAATATTATCCTTTAGGAAATGAAAAATCTTCAACTAAGTCATTTAAAATAACAACAGATTCTAGTAAAGCTAAAGATTTAGCAGATAATTTAATGCAGAATAGAATTTTAATTGCAGATAAAGATGGAAATGCAGTGGGGATGACTAAAACTATAGCTAAAGATCCAAACCCTGCACCCACAGCTGGGATAACAACCTCAACAGTAAATGGTGTAACAACAGTTACAAATGTAACGGCTATAAAAAATACAGATGGATCAACAACATACACCACATTAGTGAAATCAACACCTCCAACCACCGATACACAATTGAAGGGCGGAATTTTTCAAACTTATAAATATGATAGCGAAAGTGGAGTTAATAATGTAGATGATAATCATATAAGAGGTGAAATAGCTGCAAACCAATCTGTGCAACAAACTATAAAAGGATATATGGATAGTTTGGATAGACTTGCAGCAAGTTTAGCATACTCAGTTAATGCAATTCAGACTGGAAGTATTGATGGAAATGCTACTACTCTTTCGCAAGGGTTATCTAAAAACTTAATTTTCACAAATGCAGGAAATATAACAACCGATACAGGAATTACAGCAGCTACTATAAAAGTAAATAATGCTTTAGTAAAAGATCCTACCTTGCTAAACTGCAATACAACTTCAACAAGTGGGGAAGGAGATGGAAAAAGAGCTAATGCAATAGCTAATCTTAGTTCGATGAAAATGAACCTAAGTAATGTTAAATCTACAGAAGATTTAACTAAAATGACCAGAAAGAAGTTTCTAGAAGAGATAGGGATAGATGATGCATCTGGTACTGGAACAGGGTTTTCAGATAGCACTTGTTTAAATTTAAATGCTGGAACCAATGGATCCACAGTTGATAGCTACTATAAGACTATAATAAATAATATCGCAACAACAACACAAGAGGCCAGCAGGCAGGTTGATAATCAGGAGACGGTATTATCTAATTTGGAAAATCAAAAAGCGTCAGTTTCAGGCGTATCTCTGGATGAAGAAATGACTAATTTAATACAATTCCAACATGCTTATCAAGCCAATGCAAAAATGATATCAACGATAGATGAGTTATTGGATGTAGTAATAAATGGGTTGAAGAAATAG
- the flgN gene encoding flagellar export chaperone FlgN produces MINELIKLIQSQEEELKKLLKLLETQYKMIMSKDVFGLEGLVDKINESGKKIAKQEIERRNILGDNGITEVVNNSNNEQLRENYNNIKRTLNSVISQKETNDMLLKQQILFNNKMLEIMNPRREIKTYNSYGNLSR; encoded by the coding sequence ATGATAAATGAACTTATTAAATTAATACAAAGCCAAGAAGAAGAGTTAAAAAAACTTTTAAAATTATTAGAAACTCAATATAAGATGATAATGAGTAAAGATGTATTTGGTTTAGAGGGATTAGTTGATAAGATTAATGAATCTGGTAAGAAGATTGCAAAACAAGAAATAGAGAGAAGAAATATACTTGGAGATAATGGGATAACAGAAGTTGTGAATAATTCAAATAATGAGCAATTAAGAGAAAACTATAATAATATAAAAAGAACATTGAATTCAGTTATTTCTCAAAAAGAAACAAATGATATGTTATTAAAGCAACAAATACTATTTAATAATAAAATGTTAGAAATAATGAATCCAAGAAGAGAAATAAAGACATATAACTCATATGGAAATTTATCAAGATAG
- a CDS encoding flagellar biosynthesis anti-sigma factor FlgM produces the protein MSIDRISRATYINAYNSNSSKAVEKTKKTNDVDRIEISELGKSLKGYSLDSNIQNAKKIADIKNKIDSGIYNVDARLTAKSMLNAMKESKA, from the coding sequence ATGAGTATTGATAGAATAAGTAGAGCGACATATATAAATGCATATAACTCAAATAGCAGTAAAGCTGTCGAAAAGACAAAGAAAACTAATGATGTAGATAGAATTGAAATTTCAGAACTAGGAAAAAGTCTTAAAGGTTACTCATTAGATAGTAATATACAAAATGCAAAAAAAATAGCAGATATTAAAAATAAAATAGATAGCGGAATATACAATGTTGATGCAAGATTAACTGCAAAAAGTATGTTAAATGCAATGAAGGAGAGTAAGGCATAA